GGCTGGCATTCTGATCCAGGCATCTAATGAAAGGACTTTGAGATGTATGGTCTTCTCCTCTTTTGTTGACTGAAGGAATGAAATGAATACTAATTAACTGCTTCCTGTGTACCAAGTACTGTGCTCCACACTGaggacaaaaatagaaattccaGACTGTGCCTGCTCATTATGAGCTCACATTACAAGTAGGAGAGACATCAGGTAGAATAGCCATAAGATGGATTGAAGTGGTTGTAGTCTGATGGGTGCAGCTGTGAGGCAGATGGAAAGGCCCTTTAGTCCTTCTAGCTGGATGCTGAGCCCCCATTCCAGTCCTTTTCCTATGGAAGGAAATGGAGTATACCAGCATTGGCACAATTGTTGTGAGTGGACATGGAGACAGCATCCCATGGCGCCAGCTTCCTGCTGGCCCTCCATGTGCCACATTGAATTAGGACCTCATGGGGATGGGTGGTAGTGAGTCAGTGTTCAAAGATGGCAAAAGGAGCATGGGCTTCCTGGGACGCAAAACTAGACCCCCCTTTCAGAAACTATTTTAGAAACAGAGCAGCTTGAGAATGAATGATGTGCCCTCCCACTGCCAGTACAAGTTTCCCCAAATGGAAGCGTCTATCACTGCCCCACCGCAGTGGTTCTTGTGCATCCTCTTCCATTGTCTGTTGTGATGCTAGGGGTTTGACTCAGCTCTGGGTTGTTCAAGAGagtggaaataaggaaggaaacaggcatttcttaaacacttactaggtTCCAGTATCTAGTACACAAAATGTTAATTCTGGAAGGTCAGGAACAAAGCCAGGAAGACAATGAAGACTCGTCTGCCTGGGCCCCTCCACAAAATGGAGTCCCGAGATGGAACTTATTGACATGATTGGCCTTGTGGGGAGATGTTTCAGGGTAAGGATGCTGCAGGGATCATTGGATGTTCTGGTGGGGAGACCCCAGATGTTGGGAGAGGTGCCAGGGTGAGACCGAAAGtctggcccagagatgggagtccAATACAAAAGTCATCTTCAACTTCAAACCTAGTcgtcttccaaacttccctatatCAGTTGAGTGGATGGCTTGTTGTTTGTCCTACATTCAAGCGTTGTGCATTTTGAACCCTTCCCAGCCTGGCTCCAGCCTCCCTTTTCAGCCTTTATTACACATTACTCCACTTCCTGGATTCTACCCTCAAGCTAAGTTGGCCTTCTTGTTTTTTCCACACATAATACTGCATCTCTCACTACCTCATCTTTGCACTCTCGGTCCCCTTGCCTGGAGTGCCCTCCTGTCCTTCAAGACTCGGCTCACTCACTCAAATCACGTTGTCTTTATTTGACTATCTAGGCTGCAGCCATGAACTCCTTGGTCATTTGTGCTTCTTGTATTTTTCCAACCAGCTCTAGCCACCTCCTCTTCAAAATTATTCTGGACAGAAATTCAAGGCCTTATTAATGCCTGGTTTGGTCACGAATAACAGCCTCAAGTTGCTTCAGGGATGTAGATGTGGGGGGAGGGAGGTGAAGGGGGTGCATCTCTTCCCGTTCCCATCAGACATCTTTGCCTCCCATCCATTGTCAAGTAGCACCACCTTGTAATGGCTGTAGAGCCCCTGAGGATAGTGTTGAGGCCTCATTCGGTTATGGAAATCATAAGGGAGCCTTCTGAGCTCTTATTCCAGGTAATTAGGCATCCAGCTGACTGGTGGTGGGAGTGAGTACCTACTTCCAGCTCATTTCCCCAACTCAGACTAAGAGCTGGCCCCAAGGCTGCTCCCAATGGAGCTgctaattaaaaagaggaaaagaccaATGCaatctcagattttcctgattacaGCTGACTTGTCCATTGGCCCCTCCTCTCAAAAAGCCCTCCTAAGTCAGCCTTTGGTCCGCCACTAAGGGATGCCTCCCCACTGCCACTCCCCAGTAGAAGACCCAAAAGGAAAGTAGTCTTTTTCAAAGGTACTGAGCTAGAAACCTGCAGAGCCAGACCTGGGGCCCTCCTTTtggactccagacccagtgttccCAGCACCATGCCCCACCACCTGTTCTGTGTAGGTTTGTGGgctgaggaaggggaaagggggagagtgAAGAGGAGGGGACACTTTTCTTGAGTTGGTAGGGCCTTCTCCCTCTAGGAATTCTCACGCTGCTAATGAAGAGCTGGGAATAACTCAGTGACCCCAGAGGCAGGTGCTGGGCCTGTCAAATCCTCTCCCTGCCCCATGGGCTTGGAGCTGCCATCCCTGAGTTCCTTTGGCCACTGCCACCTGCACCACGTAGTTAGCCCTGCAGAGCCACTCCCTTCCTGGGATCAGTGGCAAAAGGAGTTATCTGTGTGCTGGGCACACTGGTGGCTTCTGATAGTAAACTCAGCCCTCATCTCTTCTGGCCTCCATTGCCACTGGCCCCTCTAGCAGAAACATCACTGGCTTTCAGTCAGAGACCCTGAAACTGGAATCCTAGTTCTGCCACTGCCCTcactaggcttcagtttcctctataaAAGAAGGGTTAATAGTAGCTGCCCTCTGAATTTTAGGGCCGtccctctgctaattatttcctatgcATCTTGTATatagacaaaagacagtccctgccctcaaagggcttACAATCGAATGGGGGAGACCACatgcaatatatatattatacacacaacAATACAGCAAACCCTTATCTGTAGTATAAATGTTCCCACTATAAATTTAGCAGTTGGTTCAATTAGAGCTAGCTCCAGCAAACCCAGACCTCCCTCTCTGGCCTTTTCTTCATGCCCTCTCCTTTTCCAAGAAGTTGGACTCTTCTAAGAAGTGCAAGAAAGACAAGtcaatacttttattattatttactgtatgttggttccaaggcaaaagagcagcaagggttaggcaacaggggttaagtgacttgcccagggtcataccactagtaaatatctgagatcagattggaatccagaacctcctgtctctaggcctggctctcaatccactgaaccaactagctgccccatatTCTTAACAAGACTGTTGACAGCTTAAGGACAGGGATTGAGTCATCACCACACCATCTTTGTCTGCCCATTTCAGAGCACTAGAACAGCACAGGATAGTGAAGAGACCACTAGATTTGGAACCAGAGATCCTGGGCTCTAAACCTAGCTCTGGCCCTTGATACATGtgtgcctttgggcaagtcacagttCGTCTGTAAGCTTAAGCTTCCTCTTTTGTAGACTAAGGGTGTTGAATCAGTTAATTTCTAAAATGATCCCTTCTAGGCTGTGATCAAAAGTCTATGAAGAGGCAGCCCTAGCACAgtgggtctggagttgggaggacatgggttcaaattctacctcagttacttcctggctgtgtgaccctgggcaagtcactaaaccccagttgtccagcccttgctgctcttctctcatagaattgatactaagacagaagataaaagtttaaaaaaaacacacagaggcagctaggtagtgcaatggatagagcacctgacCTGGTccctggaggacctgggttcaaatcttgtctcaggaccttctatctgtgtgaccctggacattccaattgcttagcccttactgctctctgtcttggaatcaattctttgTTAAACCCTTAGCTGAGGGtttcaaacagattttttttaaaaagaaaggagaaaaaagtccaGGAAGAAGATTTAAGGGTAGACCAGAGATTATGGTAGAGACTCAGGACAGCTACGTATAGGGATACCTGACTTATAGCATCGGGATGGTCCAGAAACTCTCACTCAACCTtcagctttttcttctttttgacctTGGGCTGGGTTTTTGCTCTCTCAGATAAAGTAGAAGGGAGATAGGATTGTGTCTGGAGTGAGACCATATCTGGAAGGATCAGAGCCTCTGGAGGAACAGGCCATTTTGTTCAATTCCACCCCATCAGTCTGTCCTGGTCTTGGTCTTAGCCCttgtctttccatctcttccccAGCCTTTGAACCCTCTCTCCAACCAGTATCGGGTACAGGCCAGACCCCAATTCCATTCAGGTTCTGTATGTTTGCACTTTTCTATCAGAACAACCCTAAAGACCTTTGGTCAAGCTGTTCATCTCGGGCTGCCCTGAGCTGCTTACCATCTCCTAAAGTTTCCCTTCTTCCCTGGGCATCCACTCAGACAGGTCTCTACAGACATCCCTCCCTTGGCTCCTCTTTGGAGCTCTTCCCCTATGTGTCATCTTCACAGTTTCAGTATCCCCTAATCTCCTAGGGTAGACTCTTCAAGTAGTATGTTATTCCAGGAAGTCctactgacatgggcactgtatccccagaaactcgggcaaactattatcagggaaattcctttgctcccttacatcctcgagACTCCTGGCCTAAAACTTCCAATGACCCCGATAGGACCCTGACATTTAAGatgatttaagatggacagagagatgcacctccaggctacacctcgatcctatcaggctacatctcagacatctggcTGTTCCCTAAagctaaggaatctttatgagggtcattccctctgtctccaggcagaccccagtcagatgaccaactcCTGACCCAATGCCTGAGTGGCTACCACTCTAGTCATGTCCTCACCAtaacacagcatctgttgtaaagagtataaaatccccagaattgatgtcatctgggggacagcttttccatccatgctgtcctcccaaggagcagccttccatcttgctgtgcTACCTggactatcctcctggccattctcaatattactctctaaattaacaaatttctctttttatttttcagctaagttttggagtcttgcactcttgcagaaaggtatcctacctgtagcataccaggcatgttagcatctggaaAGTATgactgatgtattgatattgtatcctgtgtATTCATCTACCAAACGCATGGTCAGATCACTTGATGTTCATTgcatggaaagggacagtccaaaggactagcaaaggacgggcaaattcctgggctgggcctTGAAGGCCACGCTGCCCAGGCTCCcgagtacattcatttgcaaagcgcCCCctggattaatctccacctctttgatctcgtcATTgccaattcaaccaatgttaagacctatgccaTGTTCCCTATGCATTGATCTCCTCctaatccacattcctaaaacctccaataaatactggggaacaagcacgagtctctctcttccctcctctcctcttacctctTACTTCCCTGTATCTTCAAAGTGCTCTGCGCTATCTTTTCCTGTTGATCCTCGCAACGCTGTCgcccccatgcttcctattaatcctCGGACTCCCTTGTccataggaggcattaaggagttgTTACTCCCCACATGTTTTCTTATTGCTCGTGTTTCCCTTGAATTAATTATCCAAGGGAAACATTAAGGAGTTCGTGCCATTCCCCATATCttttaacttgttgtctctgagtctttattattcatcCATCtccttagtctcccttctccttctcaggcAAAATCATATAGGAACCACAGGTTGGTTCGCTAtacttcccgaaccccaggggtgtGCCTCTTCACCCCAACActacctctctctccttcctcaggaCCCTTTCCCCCCACATCTAGTCACATCCCTTTTTGCATGTCTCTCTCCCAAACTCCAGGAGGGAGTGGCCACGTCCCTAGGTGAGAATCCAATCCAGCATAGTATCACTTCCTCTTATCTATCCCTTTTCTTCACTACAGAAACTTTACCAGAAACCAATACAAACAGAAAACCATTGATAGAAACCCATCACACATCTGGGGCTCCCCATTGGAAGATCAAAGGCAACTTGGTGGGACTATGGGGCTGCTATTCACCTCAGAGCCACTCTGCCCAAACTCCTGACTCCATCCTGATCTCTTGGCTGGTTGGGTCCTGGCTTTAGTCTTTCAGTCACCAGGTGAAGCTCTTTGCTGAGAACAGGCAGAAACTTTGCAAGAAAGGAAGTGATTTAGCCAAAGGCACACACCTAGAAAGTGGCAGAGAGAGAAATCGAGccaaggtcctctgattctaagtccagggCTCTGAAGGCTCTGAGACAAAGGCTTTCAAGTACCTTGTTTGGGGGAGTTTGAACACTGCTCACCTGGGTAGAAGTGGCACACAATTGGTGAGGGGGTCATAAAGATTTTTGCGACGGCCCCACCTCAGTTGTCTCCAAAGGGAAATGAAGCTGGCTCCTCTTTCCCAATACACAGCCATCAGTTAGTTAATGGATCTATCTCGTGAATCTAGTGTCTCCTCCACGTTCAGGACTGGGCCATTGCCACAGTACCACTGAAGAAGTGGTAAATGGTGCTACTTTCCCACAGACCAAGAATTGGATATTTTTCTTCAGTCCTTCTAGAGAGAGGACTCTAGATGGAGCCATCACAGAGGAGGAGCTCTGCTGTCCTGGAACCAGACTGTCTCGGTTCCCTGACTTGGCTTTGCCACTAAACTGCTGTGTGATCACTGGTTCTCTgagacccttattagctgtgtgaccccgggcaaagccacttagcctctgttcccctcagtttcctcaactataaaatggggataataatagcatttacctcccaaaGCTGTTGTGAGAATCATATTAGTAAAAGTACTTTGCATGGTGACTGGCACCTAGTGGGTGCCATGgtatatagatacataaataaataagtatgTGCAGAGTACATTATGGGAAATGCCAGGCTGGACAAATCAAAAGCCAGATTTACGGTTGCCAAGAAAAATATGAGCAATCACATCTAAGCAGATGATAACACTCCGATgaaggcagaaagtgaagaagactcttgatgagggtgaaagaggagagtAGAAAAGCTGGCCTGAAGCTTAACATAAAAAACCTACCTATGATCACGGTAACTGCCCCCCTCAATTCCCggcaaacagagggagaagaaatgcaaatggTCAGATTTTATCTCCTTGGAATCATTGAAGACCCACCATCACAATGTTCCTGGGTGGTAGGAAGAAAAGGAGACTGTCCTATTTACCGGTAAAAACCAAAAGCTCAAAGCCAGattgacttgctgaaggtcacacagtACCCAGGTTCTGGTGGAAACAGAACCAACAGCCACAGCAGGCATCTGCTTGAACACTTCCAATGGCGGGAAGATCATCACTACCAGAGAGAGCCTCTTTCCCCTTTGGATAGCTCTTATTGATGGTTGGAAGTGTTATGTGTAATTGCaattttgttaccctaaaaacgaagtttcccagaattctctttcATCCCCACGTAATAGCTTTAATGTTTTGTACCCCCCCccactctttctctcctcctctccccctactGGGGTCAGGATAATCTTCTCTTTACACACAGTTTTTACTTTCCTCtccttcaaatgattattaataaatcttataaaagtaattgaatattaattttaatcttacatcaAATCCAAATCTGGCTCTCTGAAATGTTCACCTCTTGTTCCTACTTCTACAAAACAGGGAAGTGTAAGCCCTATGTTTTGTGGCTGTTTAGTCATCCAGTCATGTCATAGACCACAGCTAtacatgggattttcttggcagggatactggagtggtttgccatttctttctccaggagaTTGCTGGACAAtctgaagtgaagtgacttgcccagggtcatactaggaagtgtctgaggctggatttgaacccaggtcctcctaatcACAGGCTCAGcgatctatccactgagcaaccagcCACACCTAGTTGCCTCCTGTAGCATCCCAAgaatattcacatctatgaaatataaatgactgtatggctactgtgtctccaagcataaggttataccaatgaggtttgtgaatgtaaccttgaactggccatgcggcccttggctaagacaagctcattaacatgctcggactcaattccccgggaaagcgcggtttgcaatctacaaacccaaaggtgttccctctaccttgccacccaatcttaagtgtctatactttgtgatgtggttactacgggcttgggagtaccgcccaagcaggacaggaataaaatccagaggcaatcccatgaacttcctcttgcctcttggcctttctcccttccatggagctccactgggctcctctatgactctgtctctctctcctcttgaccttctccttcccgaggctgtaaccatctcggcctgcatttcctaccttaatctcctcatccacctcgtgttcctttgtactcatactctcctatcaaagggagtatcttagggattgcctgccctatccaaccactgacttgtccatgtctttcatttccaccctggttctcggttcctatctctcctccgtcccatcacaaaggtgagccccttcccttgtgggaccctgctggtcagggaagtccattaaggaaaaccccacacctCCTtggcatacagaggttaagttTGTGCTCTAACCACTAGGAAACAGCTGCCTCTCCTCTCCTAAGAAAGCccctcaaatacttgaagacagatgTCATATCTTTCCTAAAGTCTTACCTTCTGCAAATTAAACATCCCCAGCTCCTTCAGTACATCCTTTTATGGCAGGGCCTCTAGTGTTCTCACCATCCCAGCCCCCCTCGTCTGGATGCCCTTTGCTTTGTCAGTGTCCTCAAAGTGTAGTGCTCAGAACTGAACACGTTTATCCAGACAGCGCCCACCCAGGGCAAGGTACACTGGGAGAATCAGCTCCCTCATTCTGAATGTTATACATCTTCTAACTGTAGCCTGAGATTTTGTCAGCTTTTTTGGTTGTTGATTCAGAATGAACCTCATGGGccattaaaatccccagatagTCTTTGTGGCAACTTGTCTAGCCACACCTCTCATTCTGTACTTGGAAAATGGATTTGGGGGGCCTTACGCACAGAACTTTACATTGATCTCTCTTAAATCCCATCTCATTCAATTGAGTCTCTCTGGGCTGTCAAGATCCAGTTGGATCTTCTGGTTTTCAGTGTGTTAACTCTGCTTCCCAACTTTATGGGGTCTGAGTTCCAGCTAGCCTTCTCCAAACCCAAGCCcaataggaagaaagaagggaaagaaaaggaatggtCACGGGAACCTGGAATGATATTTATTTAATAGGATTTGTATAGACAAGTGGAATAACACACATAAGTCCAAGAAGCAAAGGAGCCTTGGGGTTATTAACATATAGCCCCtgggggcaagtcactaaaactaCTGTTAAACAAGGGGGAAAATGCCCCCTGCCAGGGACACGGGGTTGAAGCTTTTTCAAACTTGGCCAAAGCCTACTCCCTTAACACCAGGATAGGTCTCCGTAAGAGCAACCTGGGTGGCAGTGAGGAGCCAGGAGCTTTCTCTTCTACTTAAAGGAGGGGATGGCAAGTTAGGGAGAGGTGTGCTCATGGCCCCCAGGGAAGGGGCCCTTGAGGATGGGTAGGCTCCAATGTGGCTAATGGGATGGGATTTCCTTAAAGGAAAAGGGCCATCTCTGAGGGTCCTCCCACTCCCATATTTCCTACTGACCCAAGTGTATGGGGGAAGAGGAGTTGGGGCCTTAAGAGAGGGGTGGCCGGACTCACAGCGATGACAACACATGAAACAGCACGGCTCCGAAATGAAGAGGAGGGCCAGGTCCATGGAAATATGAGATAGGGACTTACCCACCAACTCCCATGCCCTCAAGCCCCATGAAAAGCACCATTGATCAAATGTAAGGGGATTAGTTCTTCAAAGCTAACAGGCTGACAAATGTTAGTGCTCCTTCCCAGGGAGGACAGAGTTGCAAATAGCCACTCAGCCAGGAGAAGCGGGTACCTAGGAAAATGGGTTTTTGCATTAGTTTCTTTAAGAGGGTTTGGGGGCCTGGGTAAGTGGAGAGGACTTAATAGTCCCattagaggggaagagagggaaaggaagaatgggCCAGCCACATTCTTCTATGTCAGCATCTAGGCCCCTGGGAAGCAGAGAAATGAGAGGGAAGACCACCCTATTGGCCTGGTTCTGAAAGTAAAATAGGTCAGGTTATCTGAACTGATTCGACAGCCTTCAAGACAGCAGCATCCTTAAGACTGGAAGGTGGAGGGTGGGGGTAGAATTAGAATAATGAAAAGGCAGCCATTCTGAGCGGTTAGGGAACCAAATGGTGGCACATGCCTGGCACCTATATGCCAGAGGTGACCTCTACCAAGCCAGAGAAACAATGCCCTTactagagggagggaggaaatagactTTTCGCTCCCCAAATTCTAAAGGgacaaatggaaagaatgactCAAAGGCCCTTCTGATGCAGCCATCATTGAGAAGtggcactccccccccccaacctcaaTCTGGAACAATTGGCCTCCTTGATCCCAGAATTCCATGAGCACAAGATCCATTTGGGCCATGTGGCCCCAGTGAGTAACCAGAAACTTACCCCACCATTATCCACCACTGGTAGGGATGTTAGCCCATCAGGCCCCTGGATGCCTTCTGCCACCACCTGATATCCtgaagtggggagggggaagggaggggcagCAATCAGGGGTGGAGAAGCTGTCAGACACATGGGCCTTAGTACCTGAAACCTTTGCCTTCCTAACCTCGAATCCCAAGGGCTGGAAGGAATAAGATCATAAGAGAAGAGTTGTGCTTCCGTCCCACTAAATAcaagatgagaagggaagagggtagaagggagggatggaaggagaaggggaggaacgCTCACGCCTGGACTTCAATCACTCTGGCCAAGGGGAAGGGGCTCTCTGAGCAGGGGAGCTCCGTGATGCTGATCTTCTTTTCATTCATCCTGTTTCCGCTTTGGCTTCTTGGGGTTCCGGGAACGGCTCTTGGCTTTGCACAGGGGGCAGATGGGGGCATTGCGGTGAATTTGCTGATGACACGACAGGCAGGCCTGGGAGAACACACCcaacagagaaagtgagaaggcCTTGCTCCACTTGGTGGGGCAGGGTAAGGGGAGAGGCTCCGAGGCCTTCTGTCTTCCTTCTGGCTGAACAAAGGTCGAGGCAGCCCTAATCTGCTCAGCTAGGCCAGCTTTGGGACCAAAGTTTGAATGGGAAGAGGACAGACCAACTAAACCGCTCTCTGACCACCTAGAAGCAATGGCAGCTCCCTCCAAGGAAGCAATGGAGGACCAGAGAGGATGGCAGCATTGTGGTCTTGCTAAGAATAGGGGGAGAAATTGGAGCATAGCCACAGTCCTTACCATAGGGCCATCGGGGCTAGAGCTTGAGCACCTGCAATTCCTTGTATTTCAGGCTGGGAAGCCCCCTGCATGTACTAGGGGCCAATCAGTGGAGAGCTGAGACCTAAGCAGCATCTCTAATGGAAAATGCCCATTTCTAGAGCAGCCCCAGGCCAGGACCCAATGACTATAAGGTCCTTAACAGACACCTGGGCCGGCTGCAATTTTCTTTATGACCTCAAAgcctaacatagtgcctggcacacagcaggtgttTAATAGATGTTAGCCAAATTGAACTGAGTTGGAGGAGCCCTAATAGACTGGCCCTGCTGTAACCTCCAAGTATGACCTTGGACAGATCACTTCATCCCAGAAACCTGCCCTGCAAAGCTACAGCTCAAACTTCCCGGGGAAGCACAATGAAGGGCCCAGAGACAGGGCCAAGGGCTTGGGCAGGCCCAGGACTGTGTGGAAGGAAGGCGGCTGGGCTGCCGAGCTGTCACAGGGCCCCTCCAGCTGGGACCATCTACATGTCTGTAAATCTAAGAGTTTCCTGACTGTCTTAGTGTCCTCATCTAGAAAATCGGGGACAAGGGACCAAAGAGAGGTTTTAAACCTTAATGtcactcccagctctgacactccctgtcctgaggccccgCCCAGCCCTGACACACCCTattgaggcccctcccagcattgacactccctgttatgaagcccctcccagctctgacactccctgtttaaggaccctcccagcactgacacacCCTATTGAGGCCCCTCCTAGCATTGACACTCCccgttctgaggcccctcccagccctgacactccctgaagcccctcccagctctgacactccctgtttatggcccctcccagccctgacacacCCTattgaggcccctcccagcattgacactccccgttctgaggcccctcccagccctgacactccctgaagcccctcccagctctgacactccctgtttatggcccctcccagccctgacacacCCTattgaggcccctcccagcattgacactccctgttctaagacccctttcagctctgacattctgtttctAATGGGCCACCCACTTTTATATGCCATTTTCCTTTGAAGTTCATACCTGAATCCATGCCATGAGGCCATCTGGACTTCCCCCAGCCCACTTCCCACTGATCTCACCTTCATGGGTGGGGGTTGTTGTCTGAATGTGGCCGTCTGCCGGGTGTCTTGTTTCCTAGCCACTTGTAGCTGTTGGGctgcggcagcagcagcagcaagggaCTCAGGGATGGGTGGCTCCTGAGGCTCCGTCTGCCACTCCGCCTTCTGCTTCTCGAAGTAACTTggaggggtgggatgggggaggggagaagttgGCTGGTCTGTTCCATGGTCAGGAAGGAccatcttgacttttatcttttgTACAACCTTCTTGAAACTCAGAAGCTAGGGCTAGACTGAACCAGTTCTCCAGAGTCAAGAGCAACAATCTTAACCTTTAACCTAACCACTAGGCTATTGGGCAGCAACTAAACCTTAGGCcattgatggcaaacctatggtatgggtgccaaagatggcatgcagagcactctctgtgggcatgcagcccccgccccagttcattactagaatagcagagggacttgggtagagctgctcccctccccctctccactgtgcctgaggacatttttcccattccccacccctccacccagcagcccaatgggaacacacaaCAGGTAAAGGgagtggctcacaggtggcagagctggaggggagcagagtactCAGGCCACTGCCCTCCCCCTTTCTACActcgctgaggacattcctcacttcacctgcccctccatcCAGTAGCCAAATTGggatgcttcctccctcccctgtgtgaggtAAGGGAAGGGGCATGGCATAGCATTTGGTCTCTTGGGAGGGCCAGCATGGCACCCAGTCTGGGGAGTGGGGCCCTGTACTCCATCTCTAGAAAGTTTGCCATAACTGCCTTTATTATTGCTTTAGAGGTTATTGCTACTCCTCCCAAAGGGTCAGCATAGTGGCAGGCCCCCCACCCACCAATGCCTCAGGAACACAGCCTCTGAAAGAGTCCTAGTTATGACTAGCCTTCCTGACAGTGAGACCTCAGAAAGGTGAGGCGCTCATCCCCCAGGAAGCTTGGCCTTCTGTACCCCAACCCCCAAGTTCTTTATTAAAGGGCTCGGCCATGGAGCAGGAAGGACCTAGGCTAGGGGGACTTACTCCAGGGATAGTTTCTCCTCTTCTTCACACAGGTCTGGAAGCCTCTGCAGGCCCAGGGTCATGCGGAGAGCATCTACATGTTCCTTTAAGGGCTTATA
Above is a genomic segment from Monodelphis domestica isolate mMonDom1 chromosome X, mMonDom1.pri, whole genome shotgun sequence containing:
- the ZC4H2 gene encoding zinc finger C4H2 domain-containing protein, which gives rise to MADEQEIMCKLESIKEIRNKTMQMEKIKARLKAEFEALESEERHLKEYKQEMDLLLQEKMAHVEELRLIHADINVMENTIKQSENDLNKLLESTRRLHDEYKPLKEHVDALRMTLGLQRLPDLCEEEEKLSLDYFEKQKAEWQTEPQEPPIPESLAAAAAAAQQLQVARKQDTRQTATFRQQPPPMKACLSCHQQIHRNAPICPLCKAKSRSRNPKKPKRKQDE